The window GCCATAGCCTCGAATCAGGGTGTAGTCTTTGATAACTATCCCCAATCGCTTTATCGTCAGGGTTTCAGGGGCATCCGTGCGGTTAAACATGGCGAGATGCGTTGGGCAAATCGGGTGCCAGCGATCGCCCAACAGCACACCATCCCGCCCATCCAACGCCTCAGCGTCGTACCAAAAGTCAAACTGATCGATGCGGCCTGAAATCGCCAGCACCGAAGCATCCTGAAGAATATAGGCCAAGGCCGCTGCAGAGCGATAATCCGTTGTCAACAATAGAGGCGAGGTGGATACAGTTGTTCCCTGGTGTTTGACCCATGCGGCTACCTCTGGCCAACCGTAGAGCATGCGGGTGTCATTATCACCGGTTTCCCCCATTAAGGCCGATAAAGGCAGCACTGCATGGTGCACCACCAGCAGTAAAGCCACCACACTCCCCAATCCAGTCGCACCCAGCAGTCGCTTAGGGTGTCTCAGGGTGGTTGGACGATAGCGATGGAGAAACACCCTAGCCATGAGAGGGAACAAGAGAGGGTAGGCCAAAATATTCCAGTAGTAGAGGACTGGAGCCCGCAAAGACAGCAACGCTAGGCAGATTGTAGAAACCCCCAAAACCCCCCATGCTAAGCGCTGATAGGTGACCCCAAAGCGGCTATCTTGTCCATGCCAGGGAGTTTGTGCAGCTGCCCAAACATGAACCGGGCCAAAAATCAGACCGCTGAGCAACAAGAACCCCAGGGGGCCTAACCAGTTCACGGTTTGTCTTTCAGCCTGAACGCTCCGACCCAGGTAAAACTGGAAGGAATAAAAGTCATGCTGGATATTCCACCAAAATACGGGGGTGACCACTAGCAGAGCCAGCGCGATCGCCAGATATAAATGTCCATTCCGAAATAAACCTCGCCAGCGTTTGTGGGACGCGATCGCCCCCAAAAAACCAACCCCTAAAAACAGCGCCACGTACTTACACAAGCCTGCCAGGCCCATCAGCACAGCGGCCCCATATAGCCAGCGATACGCATCTAGGCGATCGTGACTGAGAAACCGCGCTAGGCAATACCCTGCAGCCGTACCAAAGCAGATGAGCCAGTGATCGTGCCACGCCATGGCCAGAAATAGAAAAAACAGCGGTGAACTCAGCACCAGCAATACCGTTAGCCAGAAGGCAGAGCGCGACTGGTGCCCGTACAAGCGCTGACAAATCACCCCATATAGCCAGAACAACAAGCCTGTGCTGATCGCTGTAGGCAGCCGTAGAACGAAGTGCGATCGGCCCAAGATCGCTGTAAAGCCCCCCTGCACCCATGCATGAAATGGGGGATGGTCAAAGTACGACCAATCCAAATGCTGACCCCATAGCCAGTAGTAAGCCTCATCTGAATTGGGAAAAACCCCCAGCCAAAACGCAAGTCTCAGCCCGATCAGAACACCCAAAATCGGCCAGTAGCGTTGCAAAACAAAAGACTGCAAGCTACCCATCACCAAAGCATCCGATGCCCTAACATCTGGTGTTCTAACGTCTGGCTTTCTAAGGTATGGCGTTCTAACATCTGGTGCCTCATGCCCATCCTAGTCCGCCGGATTCTCTGATGTTCCAATATCCTCTAAGTCGTCCAGATCAAAGGAGTCTGCAGCTTCAACGCTGAGTTCCTCTTCATCGGTAGCGGGCAGAATCGCAGTGGCGACATCGTCCTCGATTTCATTCGCGGAAACAATTGCAGGCAGCCCTGCCCCCTTCAACCCCCGCAAAATACGCTCTGGACTTTGCGGGAAAACCACAAACAGCGGGCGGACAATCTCAGCTTCATCGCTGAGCAGATGCCGGTAGCGGGCTGGCAAGAGCCATTCGTACCCCCGGTCGAGCAAAATCTGAGCCTGTCGCCATCGCATCAGCAGGTCAGAAAAATCTTCGTTAGGCCGATGGATAAAGACCAGAAGCTCAACCCCAGTCTTGATTTTCCACTCTGGGTCGCACATGAGCATCACGACATCGCAAGGCAGCAAAACCGTTTCGCCTGCCGATAGATGAATGCCGGCATGGCCAGTTGGCTGAATTGGGCTACGAACTCGGATCACGGGCAGCGGGATGGTGACCAGGCTGTCTTTGGGGCGTCGCATGCTAGGGATCAATTCCAGGTAGGGGCGATATTGTTGCAGCAAAGCCAATGCTCCCCTGTATTCACTACAGATCGCTAGCAATGTTTCATATTGAATCTGCTTAACCGCCATAGCGACTCCGGCCGAAAATCTCTGTCTGCAATTTTAACGAACCCGCTTTCGCCCTGCGCCTCCCTTGGATCCTGACAAAAGCGACCTCCCTTGAGAGAATAGCGGGCATATAGAAACTTCTAAACCGGATATGGCGCATACGTCTCCCCCGACAGAACTCATTCTCAATCATCCCAGGCGATCGCTGGGTAGCTTGTATCTCGACTGGGCACCCCAGCCAGGCGCTGATCTGTTCCATGAAGGGCAAATTTATACGGTGCTAGAGCGGCATCATCAGTACCAGTTCAAAGTCAACCGCTACCATCTGCATAAAATTGCCCTGTACGTTCAAACCGCTGAATTGTCTGAAGAAAAAAGCTGGGTTGATCATCGGTGGATTATTGGCAATGCGACCTGCCGCTACAATGCCCGTTCAGAAATTCTGCGCTGTGTCGTGAATCCAGAGGGACCGTGCCACGGCTGTCAGCATTACAGCCCTCGCGAAAATGCTCATTGAGCAGCCATTCGTCACCGAGACGCCATCGCCCTCCCCTACAATACAGCTGTGCTCGGCAAGTATGAGATCGCTTAAACACCATGGCAAAACAGCCGTCTTCCTGGATGCAAGATTTGGGGCGAATTGTCGTGATGTGGGGGCTAGCAACGGCAATCGCGGCCCTATGGCTCATTCTGGACAAGGGAGTTCCCGCTTGGGATCAAGCGGAGCATCTGTCCCATTCCATGAACCATTGGTGGACACTGACCCACAGTAATTGGCTCTCCGCTGATGGGTGGCGACACCTTTGGATGCTGTCTCCCAAATACCCCCCTGTTTTCTACTTTGTGTCTGCTTTAGCGCATCTTTTCCTGGGGCCAGGGAGTGATCAGGCCATGGCTGCCAATAGTTTCTTTGCGTTCCTGCTGCTGCTCGCGACCTATGGGCTAGGGCGCCATCTCTTTAGTGCTCAAACGGGCCTGCTGGCCGCCGGGATTTGTCTGCTCATACCCCGGCTCATCCAGATTGGGCTAGATTATCAACTCGATTATGCAGTCACGGCACTGATCATGGTCTGCTTTTGGAGCCTCACGGTCTGGCGTGATGCCGCCAAAGGATGGCGGCAATGGCTTTGGATGCTGGCTTTTGGAATCAGTTTTGGGCTAGCGCTCATGACCAAACAATCGACCGTGCTATTTTTGGCGGTGCCGCTGGTTTGGGTGACGCTGACAACGCTGATTCATCGGCGGTGGGGGCGCTTCTTGCAACTGGTAGTAGGGGCGATCGCAACCATAGCGGTCATGATCCCCTGGCTGTCAGTGAATTGGGTTTTTCAGTTCAGCATTTTAGAAAACACGAATGTGCGCTCGGCTCAGGCAGAGGGGGATCCGATGCTGAACACCGTGGCCGCCTGGATTTATTACTGGCAAGATTTACCCGTAGCAGTTTCCTGGCTGCTGTTACTCGTACCTCTGGTGGGCATTGCTTTATGGTATGTGGGCCTACTCCCCGGGCGGCGAGCCTCTCAGTCCTTAGATGGCAGCCCGTCCGGTCGCAGCTGGTTGCTGACTTATTTCTTAGCGGCCTATTTGCTGTGGTCGGCGATCGTCAATAAAGATCCCCGTTACATTGCCCCCTACTTGCCTGCCCTAGCGATTTTTTTGGCATGGGGGTTGGTCTGTTGGGGGCGACGCTGGCCTGCGGTAACCCGCGTCACTGTGGGGTTGGCGATGCTGGTCTCCTTTTTCAATCTGTTTCCCTTAGGATTGGCGCCAGCCGAGTGGTTGGCAACAACGCTGGCTCCCCATGGCCAGCTTTATCCTGACCGAGGTCAGCCCTATCCTCACTCAGAAATGATTGACCATGTGGCCCAGGCCAGCCCTTACCAACTCTCGACGATTGGGGGGCTGCACTCAACAGCTATCGTTAATCAGCACAACGTCAGCTACTACGGCAAACTGCAAGATTATCAAGTCTATGGACGGCAGGTCGGCAGCCGCCCCAGCCTGATTGAGAAAGACCTGCGATCGCTGTCTTGGTTTTATGCCCAAGGTAATCTGAGCGAGCCCTGGCCTCTTACAGAAGACAATTCCCATGCTGAAATGGTGCGTCAGCTAGCCCAAAGGCCAGACTTTGCCTTAGAGCGAACCTGGGATCTGCCCGAGAACAAACGCCTGTATCTCTATCGCCGCCAGCAGTTTCCAGTCACCATCACGGCCCTACCAGATAGCGCTTGTGCTGCTGAACCTTTACCGCGCTTAAACCGAGTCGAAACCCCGACTCAAATTTCTCCTGGTCAGGTCATGCCCATCACCTATGAATGGATTGGTCAATGGAATTCGCTGCAGGCGGGATTTACCTTACTGACGTGGCAACCAACAGCCAATCCTCCCACCAATCCCCGCACCTGGATTCACGACCACGGAATTGGTTTAGGGTCGTTGCGGCCCCACCCCATTCAAGCCAACCAAACCACCCTCAGCGCTGCTGATATTAACCCAGACAGTTGCTTCCAAGTGACTGAGCGCACGGCTACCCTGCCTCCAGAAGACGCTGTCCCTGGGGCATATCGGCTCACGGGCAGCTATTTCACCCCTGCCGACGATACCCCTAGCCCTCTGACAATACCCGATGTCTTGGTGACGGTTACGCCTCAAGCTCAGCCTGTCCCTACGGCTGAACTTGACTGGGTCACGCAACTCCGGGAAGCGAGCCGGTTTTTGCCCCAAGGCCCGGACTCCTTAGATGAAGTGTTTGATCCGATCGGGCGCATTAACGTCTATGACCCGATTCAAAACTATACGGTTCAAGCCGAAGAGACACTGCAGCGACGCTGGCAAACCGAGCCCGAAACCATTGCCTATGGCTATGGCTTAGTATTGGCACAAGTCTTGCAGTTGAAAGTTGATACGGCGATCGCCTCGCTCGAACAACTGGTCACACAGGATGCTGATAATCCCTATGCCCATGCCTACCTGGGCTTCGTTAACCTGTATGCCTTTCGTCCTAGAGCTGCGCAAGCGGCGTTAGCTCCGGCCCTTGAGCTGGCTCCTGAGTCTCCTGAAATTCAGGGGCTGAGCGCACTTGCTGCACTGTTCCAAGGGAATATTTGGGGAGCGTGGCAAAAGGGACGCACCGCGATTTCGCTCGCGACCGCATCGAATGCGTTTAACGAAGTCTCAACGGCTCCCTGAAAACAGCGATCGCGCTTTTGTGACACCTATCGCGACAGGCAGAAAGCAGAAAGCAAAACCTTGCTGCATCAGAATTCCAGGAAATCTGATTGTCCTGACACTTCAGGTGTAAGCGCAAAAGCCCAGAAAATTCTAGGATCTTCAAGAAGTGGCAAAGAGTTTTCAAGCTCTCTGCCACCCCTTAAACATCATCACTGATGAGACTTATCGCGGTTTGCAACGGATAAAGCACACCCTAGACCCATACCCTAAAACCGGTCTTGACCCAGATGCACTGGATTCAACTGAACAGGGCTATCTTTGGCTAGATATGCTCGATCATCGAGAATGGGCATGAGGATGGTGGGATGGGCTCAGCAGATAGCCCATCCATGTTGCCTCTCTAAACTGTCACAAAGGAGGATGCCTGGAGGCTAGAGGCCAGAACATTCTCTACAACAGCAATCAGCTGATTGCTGTTGTTCGTCCGTACTAAGGCATCACCATTGAATTGGCCGCTGCCCTGGCTAACCGTCACTTGTCCGAAGGTCAACCCACCGGTTAAGCCGATGAAATCAACGCCTGCTTGGAAATCGGTAATGGTATCCGTGCCACTGTTTTCAGCGACAACAAACGTGTCTGCCCCACCTTTGCCAGTCAACTGGTCGTCGCCCAAGGCTCCGATCAAAATGTTGTCGCCATCATCTCCAATCAAGACATCGTTAAAGGCTGAACCTGTTACCGCGTCTGCATTCGTGTCGATGGCCTGCTTAATCGTGGAATCGATTAAAGCGTCATACCAGACATCTGCCAACTTATCGTAGCCACTGGTCACCAAGTGAAAGCCATCATTTTGGAAATCACCGTTGACCAAGTTGGCATCGTTGAAAATGTCCACAAAACTGACGTTTTTACCCGCACTAGCTTGGGGATTCACCACCTCTGCCAAAATGCGGCTGTTAAACTCTGCAGTCCGGGCTTCCCGAGTGGCAGACGAGAGATTAGGAATAATTGACGCAACTAATACAAGGGCATTGGGTCGCTCTGCTGTAATCCGACTCACGAGCGCCTGCAGGTCGGCGATCGCCGTACTGGGATCATCTCCCTGGAGAATATCATTGGTGCCCGCCATCAATAATACGACGTCTGGATTGCCTGCCAGTGCTGCTTCAATGGAGTCATAATTCGGCGGATTGACCCCAGTCGGTTGCTGGAAGACAGGGCCACCACCATCGGTCAATTCATCGATAGTGAAGCCCCCTCGACCCTCATGGTCGCGGTCTACCCCAGAGGGGCCACTTGCCATACGGCCGATGAAATCCAGATTAGAAAACTGATCATCGAGGCGATCCCATAGTCGAGTGCGATAGCCACCATTGTTTGCATTATTCGGGAAACCCCGCGTATTCGAATCTCCTAAAGGCAGAATTTTGATGGTCTCATTCGGCAATGCACCAAATTTGTACGCAACTGTATTCGCCCCTAAATCTACTGTGACACCACTAGTAGCCTGGTCATAACTAACCATGTTATTGGGGTTAGGTCCGCCACCCTGCGCGGGTACAAATTCGATATAGTCAACCCGAGCCCATTCCCCTGCGGGGTCGCTGCTGGTACCAATCAGTTTGATCTGTTGACCTGCCGTTAGCTGCTGCCCTGAGATGGTGCGAGTTCTGAAGCTCCGGCTATCAGCGCCCCCAGAACGCGTATTTTCATCCGCGACCCAGCTGCCCACCGAGGTGTTATCAACGAGTAGATCGAAGCTACCCACACCATCGTTTTCGTCGTAGTACCCCACAACGATGTCATAAAATCCACTAACACCAGCAAATTCGTAGGTCGCAGTACCGCTGCCACCCGCCGCAACATTTCCAAACAGATTGATGTATCCTCCACCAGAAGCGAAGTTTCCGTTGGCAACTGTGTACTGAGTAAGCGCCATATCTTCCGCTTCTACCCGGAACAACTGTGGGGTAGGCGTGGGCGTGGGCGTTGGGGTTGGAGTCGGGGTTGGCGTTGGGGTTGGCGTAGCCACAGGGACAAATTCGACATAATCAACCCGGGCCCATTCACCCCCATTCGATGTGCCAATCAGCTTAATCTCTTGACCAGCGGCTAGCTGCTGACCTGAGATAGTACGAGTTCTGAAACTACCCGCACTCGCTGCCCCACCACCATTCGGATCATTCGCCACCCAGTTATTAACCGCGGTGTTATCGATGCGTAGCTCAAAGCTACTAGCCCCATCGCTTTCGTCGTAGTAACCGATGATGATGTCATATACCCCACCAGTACCTGCAAAGTTATAGATAGCGCTGCCACTCTCACCAGAGTTGACATTGCCGAACAGGTCTATATATTCCCCACCCGAGGCAAAGCCGCCGCTTGTGGTTGTGTATCCTATGAGAGCCATATCTTCGGCTTCAACCCGGAATGTCTGCCCACCGGGCGTCGGCGTTGGCGTGGGGGTCGGGGTCGGCGTTGGCGTGGGGGTCGGAGTCGGCGTTGGCGTTGGGGTCGGGGTGGGCGTGGGGGTCGGGGCTGCTACCGGGACAAATTCGATATAGTCAACCCGAGCCCATTCCCCTGCAGGGTCACTGCTGGTACCAATCAGCGTAATGTCTTGACCAGCGGCTAGCTGCTGCCCCGAGATGGTACGAGTTCTGAAACTCCGGCTATCAACGCCTGCAGAACGGGTGTTTTCATCAGCGAGCCAGCTGCCCACCGAGGTGTTATCCACACGCAATTCAAAGCTACCAACACCATCGTTTTCGTCGTAGTAGCCAACGATAATGTCATAAAACCCGTCAGTGCCTGCGAAGTTGTAAGTGGCGGTACCACTGCCGCCAGCCGAGACGTTCCCAAACAGATTGATGTATTCCCCACCCGAGGCAAAGCTGCCGCTTGCGGTGGTGTATTCTGTGAGGGCCATATCTTCGGCTTCGACCCGGAATGTCTGCCCACCGGGCGTCGGCGTTGGCGTCGGAGTGGGGGTCGGGGTTGGTGTTGGCGTGGGGGTCGGCGTCGGCGTGGGGGTCGGGGCTGCTACCGGGACAAATTCGATATAGTCAACCCGAGCCCATTCCCCTGCAGGGTCACTGCTGGTACCAATCAGCGTAATGTCTTGACCAGCGGCTAGCTGCTGCCCCGAGATGGTACGAGTTCTAAAACTCCGGCTATCGGCGCCTGCAGAACGGGTGTTTTCATCAGCGAGCCAGCTGCCCACCGAGGTGTTATCCACACGCAATTCAAAGCTACCGACACCGTCGTTTTCGTCGTAATAGCCAACGATAATGTCATAAAACCCGTCAGTGCCTGCGAAGTTGTAAGTAGCGGTACCACTGCCGCCAGCCGAGACGTTCCCAAACAGGTTGATGTATTCCCCACCCGAGGCAAAGCCGCCGCTTGCGGTGGTGTATTCTGTGAGGGCCATATCTTCGGCTTCAACCCGGAATGTCTGCCCACCGGGCGTCGGAGTGGGAGTGGGGGTCGGCGTTGGCGTTGGCGTTGGAGTGGGTGTTGGCGTTGGGGTCGGCGTTGGCGTGGGTGTCGGGGCTGCAACTGGTACAAGTTCGATATAGTCGACCCGAGCCCATTCACCGGCAGGGTTACTACTAGTGCCAATCAGCTGGATTTCTTGACCCGCCGTTAGCTGTTGCCCTGCAATGGTGCGAGTTCTGAAACTCCGGCGATCGGCAGCCCCAGAACGCGTATTCTCATCCGCGAGCCAGCTGCCCACCGAGGTGTTATCTACAAGCAACTCAAAGCTACCGACACCGTCGTTTTCGTCGTAATAGCCAACGATAATGTCATATACTCCGCCAGTGCCTGAAAAATTGTAAGTAGCGGTACCACTGCCGCCAGCTGAGACGTTACCGAATAGATTGATATATGCTCCACCGGAAGCAAAGTTTCCAGTTGCGGTCGTATAGCCTATTAAAGCCATATCTTCCGCTTCAATCAAAATAGATTCCATTTCGACAGAGGTTCCTCAAATTTATACATGTACGGGCGGAAAGCCAGTGCTGGACAGCTGAAACGAGTCCTGTCTATAGCCGGTTGCACCCTCAAGGAAAACCCTGAATCCTTGCCGCAAAATTTAATCCTGCACCTAGCCTCGTAAAGAAATCCTACGCATAAATCTCAGCGGTGTCGGCAGATACTACGTAGCTTTACGCACACTTGTCTAGGGCTTTATGCGCACTTTAAGGACACGGAAAATGATCGTTGACGACCCAAGAGAGCTTTAAGAGCCCTCTCTGAGTGATGACCTGAAAAGTCTGGAGGGCCGTTGAGATTTATACCTGGGTCGCAGATACCTGTGAAGGCACCAGAATATTGACGCTGATGCCTGAAGTGTTATGAGCGGCGTCTGTGTGGATAAGCCGAGTTGCTGACCCTACTATTTGACAAGGGGCCAGTTGCTAGCGCTAGACATTTAGCTGAAACTCCTGCATTACCTTGCAATGCAGGAGTTGTGCGTAAGGGATAGAGTTTGGGCGAGGGCCTTGCAGGACTGTTTCCCCTGCTTCCCATTTTGGCCAAGGGACTGAGGGCTGTAGACGCCTCGCGGCTGGCCGAGGTGAGTTATCCAGCATCCGTAAGCCTGACATGTTCTTGTACGAGGCGATCTGAGTCTAATTTTTTGAAGGTTTCAAATGTCCATTCTGCTGTAGAGGCTACCAGGTAGCGCAGGTAGCCATATCCCAGCCAGAGAACTTTTTAAGCACCCTCTTATTCTCTGTTTAGAAAATAGGGTCGTGTTCGTAGTCGATACATTCACCATCCTGCCAAACTCGGCCCGTCTCTTCGCACGCTGCCTGACTTTCTTTAAATGGAATCCCTGCAGGATGTATTTCAGTGCTAGGTAGAAGATTAAGAGATAAAGATTTTAGCTGGAAAAGGCCGAGAGATAGCATAATCCCTAAACTAACTAAACCGACCACAAACAATAAATTAGTAGATGTCCATATAGGATTTTTAGCGCGGTCAAGCATGCGGCGCTGGTTGGAGCGTCGCTCAGGTCCCGCAACCAAGACAACATAAAATTTCTTCCATAGAATCGGGATTGTTAAGCGAAGGTCAACAGGATGTCGTCGCCACTGAGTTGTTTGGAGTGCGGACTGCATCGCCTGTAATTGTTCCACCGTGAAAGAGTCGGCTACCTCTTCTGGCAAACGTTTGAGAAAGCGCTCAAGTGCTGAATCCTTACTGAAAGGGGAAGCCTTAGTCATGAATTTATTGAGGAGAACAACGTAGGATTGATATACATCCGTTTGGCAGGGAAGTGTAACCGGAAGAATCAAGCACTAATAATTAACCGTATATGCGACAAAAATATGACCACATACTTAAGGAATTAAGCTTGAAACATGAAACGTTGAATTGCGTGAGGTTTAAAGAACCAGCAACAAAACGTAGAGGATCCGGTAAGCGTACTTCAAGAATTCACCAAACTGTTGGTAAACACGACAAATTGGGACTGCAAATTCTTCCAATCTTGATTTTCTAACTGTTGATACGCAAAGGGTATGAGCAATGTCACCTAACTTTTCCTGTCTGGATATCTACTCAATGGAGAAAGTATGTAAAAGCACCTAAGGGATTTTGACTAATTGACCATTTTTTGGAGAATTCTCGGTATTTATTTGATCTTGCAGAATGGCAAGAACTACTCGAATCTAAGACTTTTAATTTTAGGGAGAATTCTCGTTTCTTGTAGGGAATAATCAACAATAAGTTTGTGTTGATTCATGTTTCCTCACGCGACTGCCCACATCCCAGCAGCACTCAAATCTGCCGTTATTCGCAATCCTTTAGTGGTCTCCCCTGAGACGACGCTGATGGATGCGATCGCGCAAATGAGTGGCGTGCGATTACTCTGTAACACTGCCAGAACCTCTGACGAGCAACTCAACGAACTTTACCTGGAAGCACGCTCAAGCTGTGTGGTGGTGGTGGAAGACAGTCAGGTAATTGGGATTCTCACCGAGCGGGACGTGGTACGTCTGAGTGCTGAGCAGCACCCGCTTGATCGATTATTGATACAGCAGATAATCGGGCATCCTGTCATCACCCTACGCGAGTCTGATTTTACGGATGTATGGGTCGCTGTTCACTTGCTCCAGCAGCATCGTATTCGTCACTTACCTATCTTGGATAATCAAGACCGCTTGGTGGGGCTAGTGACTCATGAGAGTTTGCGGCAAAGCTCCCGCCTTATCGATCTATTACGGTTGCGTCTCGTCAAAGATGTGATGACTCGTGAGGTGATTTGTGCTTCACCAGCGTGCTCCATTTTAGAGATTGCTCAACAGATGGCAGACCACTGCATTAGCTCAGTTGTGATTGTAGAGCCCGGTGGCAGCCCTACTGAACCCCTAAAAATGCCGATAGGGATTCTGACCGAGCGCGATCTCGTGCAGTTGCAGGCATTGGGTTTATGTCTAGAAAGCTGCACAGCTGCAGAGGTGATGAGTACGCCAGCATTTGTGGTCAAGTCACAAGACTCTCTCTCGACAGTGCAGCAAATGATGGCGCAACGCCTGGTTCGTCGGCTCATCGTCACCGGGGATCAGGGTGAACTCTTGGGCATCGTGACTCAGACCAATGTGCTGAAAGCCCTCAACCCTCTAGAGCTCTATAAGCTAGCAGAGGTCTTGGAAGATAAAGTAGTGCGTCTGGAGGCAGAGAAGGTTGCTCTGCTACAAAATCGCACCAGTGAACTAGAGCACCAGGTAGAAGCTCGGACAGTTGCCCTCCAGACTAAAGTCAACCGGGAGAAATTATTTGCGCAGATTGCCAACCGTATTCGCAACTCTCTTCAATTTGAAGAAATTTTAGACACGTGCGTTTCTGAGGTGCGATCGCTCCTGCAGTGTAATCGAGTCTTGGTATACCAGTTTCAACCTGATTGGAGCGGCTTTATTATTGCCGAATCTGTAGAGGATGGCTACTCATCAGCGCTAGGTAACCACATTCAAGATGTTTGCTTTCAGCAACAGACAACATCTCTTTACGATAGCGATCATCCTATCGTAATCAACAATGTTGATACTGCAGGCTATGCTGACTGCCATGTTCGATTGTTGAAACAGTATCAGGTCAAAGCCAATCTGGTCGTTCCCATCCGATTAGCAGGGGACTTGTGGGGGCTGTTAATTGGGCACCAATGCACTAACTATCGAGAGTGGCAAACAGAAGACATTACTCTCCTGCAGGATATCTCGGTGCAACTGGCGATCGCCCTCAAACAGGCCACGACCTATCAGCAGCTCCAAATTGAATTAAGCGAGCGTCAGCAAGCAGAAATCCTGTTGCGGGAGAGTCAACAACGCTATGCCACGCTAGCGGCAGCAGCACCCGTTGGAATTTTCCGCATGGATACTCTGGGAAACTGTATTTACGTTAATGAGCGCTGGTGCCAGCTCGCCGACCTGACCCCAGAGGCTGCCACTGGAGAGGGATGGCGAGCGAGAGTACATCCTGATGATCGCGATCGTATTGCCGATGTATGGGATCACGCAGTTCAGCAAAATCTGCCCTTCCAACTCGAATATCGCTTTCAACGTCTGGATGGCTCAATCACGTGGGTTTACGGGCAGACCGTTGCTGAACAGGATGCAAACGGGCAAGTAATTGGCTATGTCGGAACCATTACAGATATTAGCGATCGTAAACAGGCAGAACTTGCCCTGAAGCAAAGCGAAGCTAAAAGCCGAGCTATTTTAGCGGCAATTCCTGACCTGATGTTTTCCTTTGGGTCGGATGGAACGTATCGCAGCTATATCGTTAGCAACAGCAAAATTGACATTTTCCCGACCGACCATCAGCCCCTAGGCAAGTTGATGACCGATGTGTTGCCCACAGAAGTTGCCCAACGCCACGCTCAAGCTGCGCAAAAAGCCATCGCAACTGGTGAACTGCAAATCTATGAGCAAACAGTCCGTATTGGCGATCACTGGCAGGATGAAGAGGTGCGAGTGATCAAAAGCAGTGAAGATGAAGTCTTCTTTATGATTCGCGATATTAGCGATCGCAAGCAAGCTGAAAG is drawn from Leptolyngbya sp. SIO1E4 and contains these coding sequences:
- a CDS encoding glycosyltransferase family 39 protein; protein product: MQSFVLQRYWPILGVLIGLRLAFWLGVFPNSDEAYYWLWGQHLDWSYFDHPPFHAWVQGGFTAILGRSHFVLRLPTAISTGLLFWLYGVICQRLYGHQSRSAFWLTVLLVLSSPLFFLFLAMAWHDHWLICFGTAAGYCLARFLSHDRLDAYRWLYGAAVLMGLAGLCKYVALFLGVGFLGAIASHKRWRGLFRNGHLYLAIALALLVVTPVFWWNIQHDFYSFQFYLGRSVQAERQTVNWLGPLGFLLLSGLIFGPVHVWAAAQTPWHGQDSRFGVTYQRLAWGVLGVSTICLALLSLRAPVLYYWNILAYPLLFPLMARVFLHRYRPTTLRHPKRLLGATGLGSVVALLLVVHHAVLPLSALMGETGDNDTRMLYGWPEVAAWVKHQGTTVSTSPLLLTTDYRSAAALAYILQDASVLAISGRIDQFDFWYDAEALDGRDGVLLGDRWHPICPTHLAMFNRTDAPETLTIKRLGIVIKDYTLIRGYGFQAQAANADPLAASYPLAFTSDGEICSP
- a CDS encoding phospholipid carrier-dependent glycosyltransferase, whose translation is MAKQPSSWMQDLGRIVVMWGLATAIAALWLILDKGVPAWDQAEHLSHSMNHWWTLTHSNWLSADGWRHLWMLSPKYPPVFYFVSALAHLFLGPGSDQAMAANSFFAFLLLLATYGLGRHLFSAQTGLLAAGICLLIPRLIQIGLDYQLDYAVTALIMVCFWSLTVWRDAAKGWRQWLWMLAFGISFGLALMTKQSTVLFLAVPLVWVTLTTLIHRRWGRFLQLVVGAIATIAVMIPWLSVNWVFQFSILENTNVRSAQAEGDPMLNTVAAWIYYWQDLPVAVSWLLLLVPLVGIALWYVGLLPGRRASQSLDGSPSGRSWLLTYFLAAYLLWSAIVNKDPRYIAPYLPALAIFLAWGLVCWGRRWPAVTRVTVGLAMLVSFFNLFPLGLAPAEWLATTLAPHGQLYPDRGQPYPHSEMIDHVAQASPYQLSTIGGLHSTAIVNQHNVSYYGKLQDYQVYGRQVGSRPSLIEKDLRSLSWFYAQGNLSEPWPLTEDNSHAEMVRQLAQRPDFALERTWDLPENKRLYLYRRQQFPVTITALPDSACAAEPLPRLNRVETPTQISPGQVMPITYEWIGQWNSLQAGFTLLTWQPTANPPTNPRTWIHDHGIGLGSLRPHPIQANQTTLSAADINPDSCFQVTERTATLPPEDAVPGAYRLTGSYFTPADDTPSPLTIPDVLVTVTPQAQPVPTAELDWVTQLREASRFLPQGPDSLDEVFDPIGRINVYDPIQNYTVQAEETLQRRWQTEPETIAYGYGLVLAQVLQLKVDTAIASLEQLVTQDADNPYAHAYLGFVNLYAFRPRAAQAALAPALELAPESPEIQGLSALAALFQGNIWGAWQKGRTAISLATASNAFNEVSTAP